A DNA window from Gillisia sp. Hel1_33_143 contains the following coding sequences:
- a CDS encoding inorganic diphosphatase — translation MSETFDVLIEIPKGSRNKYEYDFELKKVRYDRMIFSSMMYPADYGFIPNTLALDSDPLDVLVLVAEPTFPGIVMEVKPIGVFHMADEKGPDEKIICVPVSDPIWNRINDLPELNGHLTKEIEHFFKVYKDLEKKKVDVGGWGNAAEAKEIIQQCIDRYKNYEGDKERFGI, via the coding sequence ATGTCTGAGACTTTTGATGTATTGATAGAAATCCCTAAAGGGAGTAGAAATAAGTATGAGTATGATTTTGAATTAAAGAAAGTTCGTTATGATAGAATGATCTTTTCTTCTATGATGTACCCTGCAGATTATGGTTTTATTCCAAATACCCTTGCGTTAGACAGCGATCCGCTAGACGTATTGGTATTGGTTGCAGAACCAACTTTTCCAGGAATTGTAATGGAAGTTAAACCAATTGGAGTATTCCATATGGCAGATGAGAAAGGTCCGGATGAGAAAATTATCTGTGTGCCGGTTTCAGATCCTATCTGGAATAGAATTAATGATCTTCCAGAACTTAATGGTCACCTTACTAAAGAGATCGAGCATTTCTTTAAAGTTTACAAAGATCTTGAAAAGAAAAAAGTAGATGTTGGTGGATGGGGAAATGCTGCTGAAGCAAAAGAAATTATTCAACAATGTATCGACAGATATAAGAATTATGAAGGTGATAAGGAGAGATTTGGGATATAA
- a CDS encoding bifunctional nuclease family protein codes for MSLVRLNIKGISYSQTQNGAYALILSEVDGERKLPIVIGAFEAQSIAIALEKEIKPPRPLTHDLFKNFCERFNIIVKQVIIHKLVDGVFYSSLICERDKIEEIIDARTSDAIALALRFDAPIFTYKNILDKAGIFLKGETGTMTPPTGRESMTMDVDDIHAEEMETPGPNYKNMSLDELETLLSQAVKNEDYEKAARLRDEISKRK; via the coding sequence ATGAGCTTAGTACGCCTTAACATAAAAGGAATATCTTATAGTCAAACCCAAAATGGAGCTTACGCACTAATACTTAGTGAAGTTGATGGGGAAAGAAAACTACCAATTGTTATTGGAGCTTTCGAGGCACAATCTATTGCCATTGCTCTAGAGAAAGAGATAAAACCACCTAGACCCCTTACCCACGATCTTTTCAAAAACTTCTGTGAACGATTCAACATCATCGTGAAACAGGTAATTATTCACAAACTCGTAGATGGAGTATTTTATTCTAGTCTTATTTGTGAACGCGATAAGATAGAAGAGATCATAGATGCCAGAACTAGCGATGCTATTGCACTTGCCTTAAGGTTTGATGCTCCAATTTTTACTTATAAGAATATTTTAGATAAAGCCGGGATCTTCCTTAAAGGAGAAACTGGCACCATGACACCTCCTACCGGAAGAGAAAGCATGACTATGGATGTAGATGATATACATGCAGAGGAAATGGAAACTCCGGGACCCAATTATAAAAACATGTCATTAGACGAACTCGAAACGTTACTCTCTCAAGCAGTTAAGAATGAAGACTACGAAAAAGCTGCGCGTTTAAGAGATGAAATTTCAAAACGCAAATAA
- a CDS encoding electron transfer flavoprotein subunit alpha/FixB family protein — MSVLVYIESEDGKFKKASFEVASYAREVAQMLQTTVTAVTFNVENTSELGTYGVDKVLKVNNDKLSNFNAEAYADVLTQAAKKEETKVLVLSQSANSKYLAPLLAVHLNAGYASNVVALPESQSPFVVKRTAFTNKAFNFTKIDTDVKIIGLSKNAFGLKENQASATSEDFDATLTAEDFSVKVTNVDKAKNTVTIADAEIVVSGGRGLKGPENWGMIEELADTLGAATACSKPVSDMGWRPHSEHVGQTGKPVASNLYIAIGISGAIQHLAGINSSKTKVVINNDPEAPFFKAADYGVVGDAFEIIPKLNEKLKEFKAKNA, encoded by the coding sequence ATGTCAGTTTTAGTATATATAGAATCCGAAGACGGAAAATTTAAAAAAGCATCTTTTGAGGTAGCTTCTTACGCTAGAGAAGTTGCACAAATGTTGCAAACTACTGTTACCGCAGTAACTTTTAATGTAGAAAACACTTCAGAACTTGGAACTTATGGAGTAGATAAAGTTTTAAAAGTAAATAACGATAAATTATCAAACTTTAATGCTGAAGCTTATGCAGATGTTCTAACACAAGCTGCAAAGAAAGAAGAAACTAAAGTGTTGGTACTTAGCCAAAGTGCTAATAGCAAATATTTAGCACCACTTTTAGCAGTGCATTTAAATGCTGGGTATGCTTCTAATGTTGTTGCATTACCAGAAAGCCAAAGTCCATTTGTTGTTAAAAGAACAGCATTTACTAACAAGGCATTCAATTTCACAAAAATTGATACAGATGTTAAGATCATAGGGCTATCTAAGAATGCTTTTGGTCTAAAGGAAAATCAAGCTTCTGCAACTTCAGAAGATTTTGACGCAACGCTTACAGCAGAAGATTTTTCTGTTAAAGTTACCAATGTAGATAAAGCTAAAAATACCGTGACTATTGCAGATGCAGAAATTGTTGTTTCTGGTGGTAGAGGACTTAAAGGACCTGAAAACTGGGGTATGATAGAAGAATTAGCAGATACTCTTGGAGCAGCTACCGCTTGTTCCAAACCTGTAAGCGATATGGGATGGAGACCTCATAGCGAGCACGTAGGGCAAACTGGTAAACCTGTAGCTTCTAACTTATACATTGCTATTGGTATCTCTGGAGCTATCCAACACTTAGCAGGAATCAACTCTTCTAAAACTAAAGTCGTTATAAATAATGACCCGGAAGCACCTTTCTTTAAAGCTGCAGATTACGGAGTAGTAGGAGATGCGTTTGAGATTATACCAAAGCTTAATGAAAAACTAAAAGAATTTAAAGCGAAAAACGCATAA
- a CDS encoding pyruvate dehydrogenase complex E1 component subunit beta — translation MKTIQFREAVQQAMSEEMRKDDTIYLMGEEVAEYNGAYKASKGMLDEFGPDRVIDTPIAELGFSGIAIGSAMNGNRPIVEFMTFNFSLVGIDQIINNAAKMRQMSGGQFNIPIVFRGPTASAGQLAATHSQAFESWYANCPGLKVVIPSNPYDAKGLLKSAIRDDDPVIFMESEQMYGDKGEVPEEEYTIPLGVADIKREGTDVTIVSFGKIIKEAYKAAEELEKENISCEIIDLRTIRPMDHDTILKSVKKTNRLVILEEAWPFGNIATEITYQVQANAFDYLDAPIIKINTADTPAPYSPELFKEWLPNSEDVVKAVKKVLYK, via the coding sequence ATGAAGACAATTCAGTTTAGAGAAGCCGTTCAACAGGCAATGAGCGAGGAGATGCGTAAAGATGATACCATTTATTTAATGGGAGAAGAAGTGGCAGAATATAATGGAGCTTATAAAGCGTCTAAAGGGATGTTGGATGAGTTTGGTCCAGATCGTGTAATTGATACTCCAATTGCAGAGCTAGGTTTTTCTGGAATTGCTATTGGAAGTGCTATGAATGGCAATAGGCCAATTGTGGAGTTCATGACTTTTAATTTCTCTTTAGTTGGAATAGATCAAATTATCAACAACGCTGCTAAGATGCGCCAAATGAGTGGTGGGCAATTTAATATTCCTATCGTTTTTAGAGGGCCAACAGCTTCTGCAGGTCAATTAGCTGCTACCCACTCTCAAGCTTTTGAAAGCTGGTATGCAAACTGTCCTGGACTTAAAGTGGTAATTCCATCAAATCCATACGATGCTAAAGGTTTATTGAAATCTGCAATTAGAGATGATGATCCTGTTATCTTTATGGAGAGCGAGCAAATGTATGGTGACAAGGGAGAAGTGCCTGAAGAAGAATACACTATTCCTTTAGGAGTTGCAGATATTAAAAGAGAAGGAACAGATGTAACTATAGTTTCTTTTGGTAAGATCATCAAAGAAGCTTACAAAGCTGCAGAAGAATTAGAAAAAGAAAATATTTCTTGTGAGATCATAGATCTTAGAACTATCCGCCCTATGGACCATGACACTATATTGAAGTCTGTGAAGAAAACAAACAGATTAGTGATCTTAGAAGAGGCATGGCCTTTTGGAAATATTGCTACAGAAATAACCTATCAGGTGCAAGCAAATGCTTTTGATTATTTGGATGCCCCTATTATAAAGATCAATACGGCAGATACTCCAGCGCCATATTCACCAGAACTATTCAAAGAATGGTTGCCAAATAGTGAAGATGTTGTTAAAGCTGTGAAAAAGGTGCTTTACAAGTAA
- a CDS encoding App1 family protein, with translation MLKRIKKLFGENKIDNVLITPYRSYGTSHHLYLLGRALDDVPLKILEDQNIFTNLKNAYKQFNSYEIRNAKIRVKVGEEIQLQGTTNGEGYYLFDEKTTIDLSNFVNEEGWLTAEIFYENEIAPNTTLVNDHFQGELLIPEKNAEYGVISDIDDTIMHTGVTSFLKWRLLKNSLLTNAYDRIPLKGAAELYQKFHLGKSGKNKNPMFYLSNSPWNLYQYLKLFLDFNKFPKGPMLLRNFRGPFDQSLKPEKPHKQKEIINILNTYPELNFILIGDSGEHDATIYTEIAEKYADRILAIYLRSVTHKKSMRRVQGVIDGFKSVPVLMVENSIDAEAHARENGWI, from the coding sequence ATGCTCAAAAGAATAAAGAAACTATTTGGTGAAAACAAGATCGATAATGTTCTTATAACCCCTTATAGAAGTTACGGCACCAGTCATCATCTATATTTACTAGGGAGAGCGTTGGATGATGTGCCTCTTAAAATTCTTGAAGATCAAAACATTTTTACTAATCTCAAAAATGCATACAAGCAGTTTAACAGTTATGAGATAAGAAATGCTAAGATTAGAGTTAAGGTAGGAGAGGAGATACAACTGCAAGGAACAACCAATGGAGAAGGCTACTACTTGTTTGATGAGAAAACTACTATAGATCTTTCTAATTTTGTAAATGAAGAAGGTTGGTTAACAGCAGAAATATTCTATGAGAATGAAATAGCCCCGAACACCACTTTGGTAAATGATCATTTTCAGGGAGAATTACTTATACCAGAGAAAAATGCGGAATACGGAGTAATAAGTGATATAGATGATACTATAATGCACACAGGGGTGACTTCTTTTCTTAAATGGAGGTTGCTTAAAAATTCTCTGTTAACAAATGCATATGATAGGATACCATTAAAAGGAGCAGCAGAACTATATCAAAAATTTCATCTGGGAAAAAGTGGTAAAAATAAGAACCCAATGTTTTATTTAAGTAATAGTCCGTGGAACTTATATCAATATCTTAAATTGTTTTTAGATTTTAATAAGTTTCCAAAAGGACCAATGTTATTAAGAAACTTTAGAGGCCCTTTTGATCAGTCTTTAAAACCAGAAAAACCTCATAAGCAAAAAGAGATCATAAATATCTTGAATACCTATCCTGAGCTAAATTTTATTTTGATTGGAGATAGTGGAGAGCACGACGCTACTATTTATACAGAAATTGCAGAAAAATATGCAGATAGGATCTTGGCAATCTATTTAAGAAGCGTAACCCACAAAAAAAGTATGAGGCGTGTACAAGGGGTTATAGATGGATTTAAATCTGTTCCTGTTTTAATGGTAGAGAATTCTATAGATGCAGAGGCTCATGCAAGAGAAAATGGTTGGATATAG
- a CDS encoding sodium-translocating pyrophosphatase: protein MESIMIYVPIVLAIFGLIYMWIKKSWVLKQDAGDGKMNEIATHIYEGALAFLKSEYKILTFFVIAASIALAVVSFIVPTTHWLIVVAFIFGAFFSALAGNMGMKIATQTNVRTTQAARTSLPQALKVAFSGGTVMGLGVAGLAVLGLTSFFIFFYHYFMGGVWTNTDQMTIVLETLAGFSLGAESIALFARVGGGIYTKAADVGADLVGKVEAGIPEDDPRNPATIADNVGDNVGDVAGMGADLFGSYVATVLAAMVLGNYVIKDMGGDIIQEGFGGIGPILLPMAIAGVGIIISIAGTLLVKISSNSAKEKEVQQALNIGNWVSIVLVMVACFFLVRMLLPAETMTMGFFVGGQEGFEYKSISSMRVFYATLVGLGVGGFISAVTEYYTGLGKKPVLSIVQKSSTGAGTNIIAGLATGMISTFSSVLLFAAAIWASYALAGFYGVAIAASAMMATTAMQLAIDAFGPISDNAGGIAEMSELPAEVRERTDILDSVGNTTAATGKGFAIASAALTSLALFAAYVTFTGIDGINIFKAPVLAMLFVGGMVPVVFSALAMNSVGKAAMEMVNEVRRQFKEIPGIMEGTGKPEYDKCVAISTDAALKEMLLPGVLTIGFPILIAFFPMLFGYENILIAEMLGGYMAGVTVSGVLWAIFQNNAGGAWDNAKKSFEAGVLINGEMTYKGSEAHKAAVTGDTVGDPFKDTSGPSMNILIKLTCLIGLVIAPILGGNSVGDIDAINGEASTLQTETITSDSNLNSTKQVEVNITSEGNNTIAKVRTTTIKDGETDVKVKTFSGSREEVQESLDNM, encoded by the coding sequence ATGGAGTCAATAATGATTTATGTGCCTATTGTTTTGGCCATTTTCGGTCTAATTTACATGTGGATTAAAAAGTCTTGGGTATTAAAACAGGACGCCGGAGACGGAAAAATGAATGAAATAGCTACTCACATCTATGAAGGTGCATTAGCTTTTTTAAAATCTGAATACAAAATACTTACCTTTTTTGTAATAGCCGCAAGTATAGCCTTAGCGGTTGTTTCGTTTATAGTACCCACTACACATTGGCTTATTGTAGTAGCTTTTATCTTCGGAGCTTTCTTTTCTGCCTTGGCAGGGAATATGGGGATGAAAATTGCAACACAAACTAACGTAAGAACTACTCAGGCGGCAAGAACCAGTTTGCCACAAGCTTTAAAAGTAGCTTTTAGTGGAGGAACCGTTATGGGGTTGGGTGTGGCAGGATTAGCAGTTTTGGGGCTCACTTCCTTCTTTATATTTTTCTATCATTATTTCATGGGTGGCGTTTGGACTAATACAGATCAAATGACAATAGTATTGGAAACGCTGGCAGGATTTTCTTTAGGAGCAGAATCTATTGCGTTATTTGCGAGAGTTGGAGGAGGAATCTATACCAAAGCTGCAGATGTGGGTGCAGATCTTGTGGGTAAGGTGGAAGCCGGAATTCCAGAAGACGATCCAAGGAACCCTGCAACCATAGCAGATAATGTTGGGGATAACGTGGGAGATGTTGCTGGAATGGGCGCAGATCTTTTTGGAAGTTATGTAGCAACCGTATTAGCGGCCATGGTTCTTGGGAATTATGTTATAAAAGACATGGGTGGAGATATAATTCAGGAAGGATTTGGAGGAATTGGTCCTATTTTACTGCCAATGGCAATTGCAGGAGTAGGAATTATTATTTCTATTGCAGGAACCCTGTTGGTAAAGATCAGTAGTAACTCAGCTAAAGAGAAGGAAGTTCAGCAGGCTCTTAATATTGGAAACTGGGTATCTATAGTTTTAGTGATGGTGGCATGTTTCTTTCTGGTTAGAATGTTACTACCTGCAGAAACTATGACAATGGGATTCTTTGTAGGCGGCCAAGAGGGGTTTGAATATAAAAGTATTTCTTCTATGAGAGTTTTCTATGCCACTTTAGTTGGATTGGGAGTAGGAGGATTTATATCTGCAGTCACAGAATATTATACAGGACTTGGTAAAAAACCAGTGCTCTCCATAGTACAGAAATCCAGTACAGGTGCAGGAACCAATATTATTGCCGGTTTAGCAACAGGAATGATCTCTACTTTTTCTTCAGTTTTATTATTTGCTGCAGCAATATGGGCATCATACGCCCTTGCAGGATTTTATGGTGTTGCCATAGCAGCTTCAGCAATGATGGCCACAACTGCCATGCAATTAGCTATAGATGCTTTTGGACCTATTTCTGACAATGCTGGTGGTATTGCAGAAATGAGTGAATTACCTGCAGAAGTGCGCGAGCGTACAGATATTTTAGACTCTGTAGGGAATACCACAGCGGCTACTGGAAAAGGTTTTGCTATTGCCTCTGCAGCGTTAACATCTTTAGCTTTGTTTGCGGCTTATGTTACTTTTACTGGAATAGATGGGATCAATATTTTTAAAGCTCCAGTGCTAGCAATGTTATTTGTTGGAGGAATGGTGCCGGTAGTATTCTCTGCATTGGCAATGAATTCTGTAGGAAAGGCTGCTATGGAGATGGTAAACGAAGTAAGAAGACAGTTTAAAGAGATTCCAGGAATTATGGAGGGAACCGGAAAACCTGAATACGATAAGTGCGTAGCGATCTCTACAGATGCTGCACTAAAAGAAATGTTATTACCGGGAGTTCTTACAATAGGATTTCCAATCTTAATTGCGTTTTTCCCAATGCTTTTTGGTTATGAAAATATTTTAATTGCAGAAATGTTAGGAGGTTATATGGCTGGAGTAACTGTGAGCGGGGTATTATGGGCGATTTTTCAGAATAACGCAGGAGGAGCCTGGGACAATGCTAAAAAATCTTTTGAAGCTGGAGTTCTTATAAATGGAGAGATGACCTATAAAGGTTCTGAAGCTCATAAAGCGGCGGTAACCGGAGATACCGTTGGAGATCCTTTTAAAGACACCTCGGGCCCATCTATGAATATCCTTATTAAACTAACATGCCTTATAGGTTTAGTAATTGCTCCTATTCTAGGAGGAAATTCTGTAGGAGATATTGATGCTATTAATGGAGAAGCATCTACATTGCAAACAGAAACTATCACCTCAGATTCCAACTTAAATTCAACAAAACAAGTAGAAGTTAATATCACTTCAGAAGGGAATAATACAATAGCTAAAGTTAGAACTACCACCATTAAAGATGGAGAGACAGATGTAAAAGTTAAAACCTTTTCCGGTTCTAGAGAAGAAGTACAGGAAAGCTTAGATAATATGTAA
- a CDS encoding sterol desaturase family protein, with protein sequence MSNSKRRPNHKGSAKLFSNPILEKLTHTHIAAPLIIFTVISAILIYFGIVEKGFEVPNMILLFLGGLFFFTFIEYLMHRYLYHLPVTNPKREKFVYTMHGVHHDYPKDKDRLAMPPVLSLILATIFFVIYRGIMGDYAFGFLAGFLMGYTAYLGVHYSVHAFKVPNNFLKILWHHHSIHHYREPDRAYGVSSPLWDVVFGTMPRKSPVEAAGK encoded by the coding sequence ATGAGCAATTCAAAAAGAAGACCTAATCATAAAGGATCGGCTAAATTATTTTCTAACCCGATCTTAGAGAAACTTACACACACTCATATTGCTGCACCTTTAATAATTTTCACGGTGATATCTGCAATTCTTATCTATTTCGGAATTGTTGAAAAAGGTTTTGAAGTCCCTAACATGATCTTACTATTCTTAGGCGGCTTGTTCTTTTTTACATTTATAGAATATCTTATGCATAGGTATTTATACCACCTTCCTGTTACCAATCCAAAAAGGGAAAAATTTGTATATACTATGCACGGTGTTCATCATGATTATCCAAAAGATAAAGACAGATTGGCCATGCCTCCTGTTTTAAGCTTAATATTAGCTACTATATTTTTTGTAATATATAGAGGTATTATGGGCGATTATGCCTTTGGATTTTTAGCTGGTTTCTTAATGGGTTATACAGCTTACTTAGGAGTACACTACTCTGTGCATGCCTTTAAGGTTCCTAACAATTTTCTAAAGATCTTATGGCATCACCATAGTATTCATCATTATAGAGAGCCAGATAGAGCTTATGGAGTTTCGTCTCCGCTATGGGATGTAGTATTTGGAACTATGCCAAGAAAATCTCCTGTAGAAGCTGCAGGAAAATAA
- a CDS encoding DUF5686 and carboxypeptidase-like regulatory domain-containing protein: MKNFLAFSLLFLVSFFAFSQTRIEGKVVDESGIPLPFVNVIFLNSSEGTTSSENGDFYLESKKSYKALEISYIGYTTLEVPLKNGDNLNLKVVLKEASESLDEVVIYRGKTSKKNNPAIDILRKIWENRRKNGVKEFDQYQYRRYEKLEFDLNSIDSALVESPIFNGMEFIFDDLDTNAFTGKAYLPIFLNEAVSKVYGDNTNGQLREELLGNKNSGFSKNQTLISDLKDIYDEVDIYDNYLQFFDKSFISPLSTTGVNNYNYVLRDSSFIGDKWCYNILYYPRRKNELTFSGDFWVNDTTWAVKKINLEMDESANINWVNGVYIEQEFDVLNDSVFLMTRDFFQANFALQKKKDARGVYGKRTVLYDNYEFNKKKSAEFYNRPLNKFQETKYDKSDEFWAENRLESLNGDERGVYDLIDTLQTVKAFNRIYDVTTTLATGYIELNDFDFGPIYSTVGFNDVEGLRLRAGGRTYFGFNDLWRLEGYGAYGFKDNQFKYGISGKVLLDRRSRLTLSGGNRRDIEQLGTNLTNSTDVLGRSLASSSLINVGNNDKLSSINLSVLALEIEPFKNFTFRVGASYRFLKPASPTFSLDYYTDEARTQTASNINQTEISTIVSFTPGRETSGYGVERNVVNEGDFPTFFLNYSVGVKDYFNSDFNYKKVQLFYNQPWMVGGFGKANFSLEAGKTFGEVPLGLLNVVPGNQTYFQLFNTFSLLNFYEFVTDTYAAVHFEHNFNGRLFSRVPLLRDLNLREIVGVKGVWGELSDDNKRLDASGLELIAPSNEPYYEYSVGIGNILKFIRIDAHFRGNYFNNVDARSFGVTAAFGFHF, translated from the coding sequence ATGAAAAACTTCCTTGCCTTTTCCTTATTATTTCTAGTATCTTTCTTTGCTTTTTCTCAAACCAGAATTGAGGGGAAAGTGGTAGATGAATCTGGAATTCCATTGCCATTTGTTAATGTTATATTCTTAAATTCTTCTGAGGGAACTACCTCTAGTGAGAATGGAGATTTTTATTTAGAGTCTAAGAAAAGTTACAAAGCACTAGAGATTTCTTATATAGGATATACCACTTTAGAAGTTCCATTAAAGAATGGGGATAATCTCAATTTAAAGGTGGTATTAAAAGAAGCCTCAGAATCTTTGGATGAAGTTGTGATCTATCGCGGTAAAACTTCAAAAAAGAACAATCCGGCAATAGATATACTTCGGAAGATATGGGAAAATAGAAGAAAGAATGGTGTAAAGGAGTTTGATCAATATCAATATAGAAGGTATGAGAAGCTAGAATTCGATCTAAATTCTATAGATAGCGCACTGGTTGAAAGTCCTATTTTTAACGGGATGGAATTTATATTTGATGATCTAGATACTAATGCTTTTACCGGTAAAGCTTATTTGCCAATTTTCTTAAATGAAGCAGTTTCTAAAGTTTATGGAGATAATACTAACGGCCAGTTAAGAGAAGAGTTACTTGGAAATAAGAATTCTGGATTTAGCAAAAATCAAACCTTGATCTCAGATCTTAAAGATATTTATGATGAGGTAGATATTTACGATAACTATTTACAGTTCTTCGATAAAAGTTTTATAAGTCCACTTTCTACTACAGGTGTTAATAATTACAATTATGTATTACGAGATAGCTCATTTATTGGTGATAAATGGTGCTATAACATCTTATATTATCCAAGAAGAAAGAATGAATTAACCTTTAGTGGAGATTTTTGGGTAAATGATACTACTTGGGCGGTGAAGAAGATTAATCTTGAGATGGATGAAAGTGCCAATATAAATTGGGTAAATGGTGTATATATAGAACAGGAATTTGATGTTTTAAATGATTCTGTTTTCTTAATGACTAGAGATTTCTTTCAAGCAAACTTTGCACTTCAAAAGAAAAAAGATGCTCGAGGAGTTTACGGAAAGCGTACTGTTCTCTATGATAATTATGAATTCAATAAAAAGAAATCTGCAGAATTCTACAATAGGCCTTTAAATAAATTTCAAGAAACCAAGTACGATAAGAGCGATGAGTTTTGGGCCGAGAATAGGCTTGAATCCTTAAATGGAGATGAGCGAGGGGTATATGATCTTATAGATACCTTACAAACTGTAAAGGCATTTAATAGGATTTACGATGTTACCACCACGCTTGCTACTGGTTATATAGAATTAAATGATTTTGACTTTGGTCCCATCTATTCTACGGTAGGTTTCAACGATGTTGAAGGCCTTAGATTACGTGCCGGTGGTAGAACTTATTTTGGTTTTAATGATCTTTGGAGATTAGAAGGATATGGAGCCTATGGATTTAAAGACAATCAATTTAAATATGGGATCTCTGGAAAAGTATTATTAGATAGAAGATCTAGATTAACCTTATCTGGAGGAAATAGAAGAGATATAGAGCAATTAGGAACCAATCTTACCAATTCTACAGATGTATTAGGCAGAAGTTTAGCTTCTTCATCACTTATTAATGTGGGAAATAATGACAAGCTTAGTTCTATAAATCTTTCGGTATTAGCTTTGGAAATAGAACCTTTCAAAAATTTCACATTTAGGGTGGGGGCATCCTATAGATTCTTAAAACCTGCTTCTCCAACTTTTAGCTTAGATTATTATACAGATGAAGCCAGAACCCAAACTGCTTCTAATATAAATCAAACAGAGATCTCTACCATTGTTAGTTTTACTCCTGGAAGAGAAACTTCTGGATACGGCGTAGAGCGAAATGTAGTGAATGAAGGAGATTTTCCAACATTCTTTCTTAATTATAGCGTTGGAGTAAAAGACTATTTCAATAGCGATTTTAATTATAAGAAGGTTCAATTATTTTATAATCAGCCATGGATGGTTGGAGGTTTTGGGAAAGCCAATTTTAGTTTGGAAGCAGGAAAAACTTTTGGAGAAGTTCCACTGGGTCTTCTAAATGTGGTTCCTGGAAATCAGACCTATTTTCAATTATTCAACACTTTTTCGCTTCTTAATTTCTATGAGTTTGTTACAGATACCTATGCTGCAGTTCATTTTGAACACAATTTTAATGGAAGACTGTTCTCTAGAGTTCCGCTTCTAAGAGACCTTAATCTAAGGGAGATTGTTGGGGTGAAAGGAGTATGGGGAGAACTTTCGGATGATAATAAAAGATTAGATGCTTCTGGCTTAGAGCTTATAGCTCCTAGTAATGAGCCATATTATGAGTATAGCGTAGGAATAGGAAATATTTTAAAATTTATTAGAATAGACGCCCATTTTAGAGGGAATTATTTTAATAATGTAGACGCTAGATCTTTTGGGGTAACAGCAGCTTTCGGATTTCACTTTTAA
- a CDS encoding electron transfer flavoprotein subunit beta/FixA family protein: MKILVCISHVPDTTSKINFTDNDTQFDTNGVQFVINPNDEFGLTRAMWFKEKQGASVDVVNVGGAETEPTLRKALAIGADNAIRVNTPATDGFQVAKQLANVAKEGGYDLIIAGRESIDYNGGMVPGMLAALLSANFVNTCIGIEIEGTEAKAIREIDGGKESVTTSLPLVIGGQKGLVEESDLRIPNMRGIMQARKKPLNVVAPIEVVAQTEAEKFEKPAPKGAVKLIDPDNLDELINLLHNEAKVI; the protein is encoded by the coding sequence ATGAAAATATTAGTGTGTATTAGTCACGTACCGGACACTACTTCAAAGATCAATTTTACAGATAATGATACCCAGTTTGATACTAATGGGGTTCAGTTTGTAATAAATCCTAATGATGAATTTGGTCTAACCCGTGCTATGTGGTTTAAAGAAAAGCAAGGTGCAAGTGTAGATGTAGTAAATGTGGGAGGTGCAGAAACAGAACCTACATTGAGAAAAGCTTTAGCAATTGGAGCAGATAATGCTATTAGAGTAAATACTCCTGCTACAGATGGATTTCAGGTTGCAAAACAACTTGCCAATGTAGCAAAAGAAGGTGGATATGATTTAATAATTGCCGGAAGAGAATCTATTGATTATAATGGAGGAATGGTACCAGGAATGTTAGCAGCTTTGCTTAGCGCAAATTTTGTAAACACATGCATAGGTATTGAAATTGAAGGAACTGAAGCTAAAGCCATTCGTGAGATTGACGGGGGTAAAGAAAGTGTTACTACTTCTTTACCATTAGTAATTGGTGGACAAAAAGGATTGGTAGAAGAGAGCGATCTTAGAATACCAAACATGAGAGGGATTATGCAAGCGCGTAAAAAACCTCTTAATGTAGTTGCTCCGATAGAGGTAGTTGCTCAAACAGAGGCTGAAAAGTTTGAAAAACCAGCACCTAAAGGAGCTGTGAAATTGATCGATCCAGACAATTTAGATGAATTGATCAACCTATTGCACAATGAAGCAAAAGTGATCTAA